The Malassezia restricta chromosome I, complete sequence genome contains the following window.
GTCGCTCCCCTCTACACCGCCTAGCGAACCGGTGCCACCATCTTCCTCCCAGGGAATGAGTCCTAATGTAAACGCGTCgcatcggcacgctctGACTGTGGATTCAAGTCGTGAGCGTCGTGAATCGAATAGAAAATCATGGCTTGGTTTCTCGAAATTGGGTCGTATGCTATCTTAAGCGTGTTACTTCATGCTTTACATGGACGGCCCTTTTGAAGCCAAGGCTTTGCTTATTTTGTACAAAAATTATATACCATAATCAGACCATCTTTTTGTACCTGCACTAGTGCTCTGCTCATGCAAGAGCGATGCTCGGTGTTGCATCACGGCGCGCGATCGTTCGCGCAAGAGCGACTTTTCGTCTTCACGGCGCTTGCGCTCTGCTTGTTTTGCATCGTCCTTTTCGCCAGAAGATCGCCTCACTTTTTGTAGAAAATGTGAGCTAGAATGTGTtcgtgcatcgtcgcgctctGGTGAAAGTGAACCCGAGTCGCGTTCACCGAAAGAATGGGAAGATTTATTCCACTCACCAGAAGGCAAAGTACCATTCGTATGGCTCgaagagcgcggcgcatcaaCCGGCTTTTTACGCCCATATGTACTGCTGAACAAGGACGAGCCTGAACGTTGCCATGGCATGCCATGGGTACGGTGCAGCAGATTGAGCTTTGGTAAAAACGAATTGGGGTGATCTTCATGAGCAATGCCATGTCGATGAAACATGTCGGGTGCGGCAATCAACTCATTCTGGGACGGCGATCCATTTTGTATCTCATTCGAGCATGCTGGGGAACTAGTACTGTCCGTGTCACCTGGTGAATCAAAATCATAACTGAGAGCGGCAATCGAAGACGCAGGTCGTGGTTCGGGCACTAAGCAGTGCTGTGGAGCCAATAAAGATGCTTCTTGGGCCAAATATGGATGCTGCTGGCATTCACTAGCTGTGATACGAGCCGCCGGATCAAAATGCAGCATGCGGAAAATCATGTCCAAGAGTGCATACGATGTCGTATTCGCAAAAAAGGCTTTGAATACATCAAACGAACGAGCTTGGGCCCTGTGATCCAATTTTTTCATTTGCTCGAGCCATTTAATCCATATCTCATCCGTATCATTGAAATTCATGTCATAGGGAGGTGTACCAAACACATGGGCGATATATTGCAGCTGGTCCATGGCATTAGCGCCCGGAAATATTGGGTGAAGTCTGACCATTTCGGCGATAATTGCACCCATAGCCCAAACATCCACCGACGGCGTATAATGGCGAGAACGCAGCAAGATTTCTGGTGCGCGATACCAACGTGTAGACACATACGTCGTCAATGTGGAATCTTTTTCCACTTTGCGTGCCAATCCAAAATCCGCGATTTTAACAAGGACAAGCACATCCTGTTTCAAAGTGCCCGCATTGGCACCAGGGTTAGGATAGTCACCCAAGCCTGTGGTGGTAATCAATAGGTTCTCTGGTTTCATATCACGATGAAGGAATCCGTGGGCATGGATGTGAGCCATACCGGACACGGCTTGTTTTGTAATAGAAGCGATAAGTCCAGATGCCATGGCCCGGCCTTTCCGGGACTTGATTAATTGATACAAATTCCCTTCCATACATTCGAAAACAAGGAAAAGTTCATGCGTCAATGGCTTTCGAAACACATCATACAACAAGATAATATTTTCATGGGGGGGTATCGTAATGAAAGCATGGAGTTCATTGAGAGAAAGGCAATCTTGTAGGGTTTTATAAGAACGTTTCATTTTCTTAATAGCAACAATTCGCTTGCCCATATATTCAGGACGCGTATAGGAATGCTGCATGGCCGGAAGCAATGTACATGGAGGTAGGGGACTCTGCCAATCAGCGACAAACACCGAGCCGAAAGATCCTGTACCCGACTTTTTAATAGGAACAAATTGCCGTTCTGCTTCCAGGCGCGAGTCGTCCAGGAGACCTAATCTCATATGTTGTTGTGAGACGATGTGCGGAAAGCAGCAAGCTTGAGTGTGGACAGGTCAATAAGATCAAATAGACACACTGTGCTAGGAGCAGACTTCGTCAAGGTAACTGCAAGACACCAAAACTGGTAACACAGGTCGCACGTGAGGAAAAGGACGAGTGCTTGGGCGATCACAGTGTAACTGAAAGTGTAGGCCAGCAAGAAGCTGCTACATAAAACTTAGGCACGAGCCAGAGGAGAAATTTGATTGGATAAGCAAAAACGCCAAGGGCGTAATCAAGTGGGCCTAAAATGTCTATCAGATTTGACGAAGAAGCGATATGCGCATTAGTCCACTGCCACAAACTCTCCACCTCCATACGTACGCGATGAATAATTCCAGGGTCCTCCTGATAGGCATCGGCTGAGATCCACATCTGGCATTAGGCCTGTGCCACATAATTTAGATACGTACCTTTCGAAATGTGCTCAGTCCCGCAAAAATACTACCTCCGATCCACGTAGAATATTTGCGCTCGGGGGGAGCTGAAATTTTGATTTTCATGTCGGGCGGTGCGAGGCGTTTCATCTCATACAAGAGACGCTCGCCGTAGCCGCGCAATAAGGTTGTTCCACCGCTCAAGACAATATTACCGTAGAGATGCCTTCGGAGATCAAGATCTGCACGTCCAATGGCATCTAGGAGAACTTGTTGCGTACCCACATCTTCTCGCCCGATCAGTTCGGGATTGAAGAGAGATTCAGGAGCACGATACCGCTCATAACCTAACTTGACCGTATTACCGTCTGGCAAGCTGAACTCCATGATTCGATTCATGTCTTGATGAGAATCTTGATGCCCAGGAAGTGCAAGTTGGCAGCACTTTTCTTTCATGGCTCGCACGATTTCCTTCTCGGCAGATGTGTGCAGGTAATAGCCAGAGCGACGTAGCAAGTATTGCAAATGTTCGGTTACATCACGGCCGGCAACATCAATTCGACGGATGGCGTGCGGCATAGCAAAACCTTCGTAAACGGGCACGGCATGTGTAACGCCGTCACCTGAGTCAAGCACCACACCGGTCGTGCGGCCAGACGAGTACAGGCTAAGGATCGCCTGAATACTCACGTACATGGCCGGTACGTTGAATGTCTCGAAGAAAATCTGGGCTGCTGTCTCACGGTTCGCACGAGGGTTCAACGGCGCCTCAGTAAGCAGGACGGGATGCTCTTCCGacagcgtcttgagctcGTCATTATATATATGATTCCAAATCAGCTCCATGTCCTCCCAGTCTTCAACAATACCATGCTCCATCGGATACTTCATCCGCAGCAGTCCCCGTAACTCTTGCGCTTTACGCCCAATGAACCGGTCGCCCTCCACGGCGCCTGCCATCGCTCGTGTGTGCTTGGGGCGACCAACACACGTAGGGAAAAAGCATTTGGGCGTGTCTTGCCCCGCAAAACCAGCCTTTACCGTACCAGATCCATTGTCAATGACGACAGGCTGGTTCGTTAGCACGTCGTCAAATTCAGTCGCCATCCACCACCTCCGCCAAGCTCGTGGGTATCTTGGACGCGTCACGCCCTGCCAGGCTCCGCCCCCTTCTAATTAGTCATCAACAACACACCCACCAAGCTGTGCGAGATTCGTGCTTGGCCTCGGACATCTTTGGGCCATGAAGAAATCCACTGGCATAGCTGCCACCGGTGGTCATCTTAGTGGGTGGCGCGATGCAGATATCGATCGCTCATCGGATGTTCCCAGCGGAACAGCACATATGCCCGCACGAAAGCTGCGCCCACGTCTCTCTGCATCGTCGGTCGGTAGCCACGGCGCTTCATCGACtatgccgccgcctgcacaGCCTGCTTCTCGTTTGCAGAGTATTCATGATGATGAGTGCTTAAGTGCACATagcagcaggcgcaccaAGTCGCGCGTGCTCGATGATCGTCTCTCTGCCAAGTCGGGCCGCACACGTGCAGGTATGGATCGTTCTGATGCCGTGAGCCTGCACGCGCTCTCGTCCCATTCGCGTGTGCTTTGGTCGAGCACTGCTTCCGCACGCACAGAGTCAGCCAGTGATGCGCGGTCACGAGATCGAATTGCTCACTGGCGcgagcagcacgtccaGGCATTGGAGCAAGATGCCCGGGCTGCCAATAAGAAGAGTCGCAAGTCCATGGACCATATACCCTCACAGCGATACAAGCAGGGGCGAGAAGAGCCGTCAATCAGCTCTGAAACGCCTCTGCGTTGCCTGCTTCGGTACCTCGCTCACGAGGACCTACAAGACTCCATATGGTGGCTGGGGCTCTTGTTAGCCTGTCTCCTTCGTGCGCTtgtcggcctcggcggATGGAGCGGTCGCGGAAAACCGCCCATGTACGGTGACTTTGAAGCGCAGCGGCATTGGATGGAGCTGACGTGGCACTTGCCGACCGGGCAGTGGTATCGCCATGACCTGCCGTACTGGGGCTTGGACTATCCGCCTCTCACAgcctggacgagctggctGTGTGCATGGGTGGCACTGTGGTTCGTGCCGCTTCAGGAGGCCTTTGCTTTGCTTACGTCGCGTGGCGATGAgtcgagcgccgtcgtcgtgtTTATGCGTCTGAGCGTCTTGGCCCTAGACGTACTTTTATACCTGCCATCGCTTGCTTGGTTTCTTTCTCGGCGGCTTGAGACTCGCAGTATCCGTGTAAGACACATTGCGCTATTGACTGCGTGGTTCCAGCCAGCTCTGATCCTCATTGACCATGGCCACTTTCAGTACAACAATGTCATGCTAGGCCTTGCCGCCCTCAGTTTTACTTTACTGCAGTCGAAATTGCCGAACGTACATGCCAGCATAACGGGACCGGCTGTCGCTACCGCGGAACtacagcgcctcgtccttgACACCCTGAGTCGGCACATTAGTTTGCAGTATGTTCTCGCGGCCGTGTTCTTTTCCATGAGCCTTTGCTTTAAGCAGATGGCCTTGTATTATGCCCCGGCGGTCTTTGCTATCATGCTCGGTCGATGTGCCGGCCTCATGCAATGCCACTGGCTGCGTGGCCTGGCTTTGTTTGCTGGTCTCGGCGGCGCCACACTAGGCACCTTTGCGCTGCTGTTTCTTCCTTggctgccgcgccgcgccgaaTTGAAGCAGGTTGGACTTCGCATCTTTCCCTTGGCACGCGGTCTATTTGAAGACAAGGTCGCCAACATATGGTGCGCGTTGAGTGTGCTGCCTGTTGGACCGCGATGGAAGCTACAGCGCATGTTCGGCGTGGAGACACTGGCCAAGATGAGTCTATTGACCGTGCTTCTAGCCATTCTCCCGTGCTGCATCCTCTTGTTTATGGCATCGGTCGAATcagtgcgtcgcgagctgATCATGGATGACGCACAGGCTGAGCAGGTCGTAGCCAAGGttcggcgtcgtgctgggtCTGTGGCCTCAGGTGTATCGCATCGCATGACGCCTAGTGTCCGCGGAGAGAATTACGCTCGCTCCGCACACGATTCGAGCCGCGGCTCAGATCGCCACTCGGTCGCAAGTGGCTCTCTGTTTGGCGGAAGCACTTCGACGCTCATGCGAGATGCTGGACCACACCGCACGCGACCACCGACGTCCATAAAATCAACATCCTATCGGACATCGGTGACGCCCTCTCCGGCGGCAGACCTGCTCCCTTACACCCTCGTATCGACATCCATGGCCTTTTTTCTCTTTGGCTTCCAGACGCACGAGAAGAGCATTCTTCTCCCCCTGCTTCCTCTGACGCTGATCATGACCGCTAGGGGCGATCGGACcggtgctggtgctgtAGCGGCGGATTGGGAGTGGGCTGTTCTAGCGAACAATGTCGGTATGTTTAGCATGTGGCCCCTCTTGTTGCGAGACGGCCAGGGACTTGCGTGGTGGGTCTTGCTTCTTCTATGGAATGGCATGGTGGGATACCGTCCATGGGAGGCTTTACGCTCGACTCGCGCTACCTTTGTTGCATGGCTCAGTGCGGCAGTGCATGCAGGTATGCTGCTCATGATGCTGGCCCAGGCAAGTGTTGCGGTGCTCCCGCCTCATGCCTCTGGATGGCTCTCGGCGCTGTTTCAGCGGTATCCCGACCTCTTTCCTGTTCTGAATGTACTGCTTTGCATGCCTGTCTTTATGCTTGTGTGGCTATGGTCGCTTAAAAAGCATGTCGAAATCACGCTCGCATCTGGCGTGTTGGTGGTCACGAAATCCATCAAGTAGCTGCTTGTACTCTATCTCATGCATTAATTGATATCCGTATAATCTTGAGGATCTTGCGCCACCTGGGAGGCCTCCTTTGGCTCGTCTGTGGCTGTCGCCGTGGCCGTCTCCGTCTCTGCAGCAGGCTCTGCAGCCGTCTTCTTGGTCTTTTTCTTGCCAGCACGCTTGATTTTTTTCTTCTCTGGCGGCACGTCCCACGCCCATAGCGGAATAAACGACTCAATCACGCCCACATCCGCAAACAGGTTCGGGAAGATCCAGATACCAGGGGGCAGTACAATGATCGTAATGAGCCAAAGGATGAGCCGGATCACGGCAATCACCATAAGCAGACCAAACAGGGCCAGTACACCAAGGCTCAAGTAGTATACACCCCGACGGAGGAAGTAGGGCCACAGGGGGAACATCACAAGGCTAAGCAGTGCCACAACCAGACCAAGACCTGCGAGCTTCTGGTACAGTTGCATTCCTTCATACAGCCACACGTAGTGCATGTCCTTCTCGAACATCTGCATCTGGACGACTTGCAAtgggcgtggcgcaggaccATCCTTACcggcaggcggcgcttctCCACGATCCACACGCAAGAAGAAAGCATACGGCAAGAAACTGTGCAACATACGGTCCGCCTCTTCCTCATTCGAGACTGGTGGGACATTCTTAAGTTTGGCATACTCTGGCGACAAAACAGCTTTGATCGCAGCATTTCCCTTAAAGTATTCAACACGCTGACCGCCCAAGATGCCAGTACGCGTCTTCATCTGTGCCTTATTCCGCAGAAAATTAACGACATTGCGCACctcaggcggcgccgtctTTTGGCGGTCCATAATGAGCGTCGTTCCCAGGATCGTGCTACCTGCCTGGTCCAGTGTTCCTTTCATGGAGCACGTGACCCGACGCGCGTACTCCGACGTCCTCACGCCTCTTTCAACAGCCACACGCGCGTGGAACGATGGACGTCGAAGCGGCTGAATCGGCAccatcctcgtcatcgttTGACCTTGCAGAACAGTTATTACGCTTGCAAGAAGATGATCTGGATCTTGAATATGATGTTGCTTCTTTCGACTCCGAGGCACAACAAAGTCACATAACtcgcatcgtcgatgccgtggccTTGTCAGCTACCTCCGTGCAGGATGCCAATATATACCAATGCATACTATGCAGCATTAAATGCGTTGGATCAATGCACTCTGATTTGTCGCATCGGCTCTTGGATACGCTATTGAGTGGTATGAATGTCATATTGGACGAAATCGCAGACATGGAGCCGACCACTGTTGCGTCCTATACGGAGCCACTTGAGCGATATGCCTTCCTTCTCAAGTGGATGACGGAAATGATGGAAAAGCACAGAGATCAGCATGGGTCCTCTGACAAAGGCCTGAAGCGTGCAGCCGCTTCTACACGTAAAGGCGACGTATCTTGGACGTGGACCTCTTCCCTCCCATCTGTTCTTACCCTCATGTCCAAGACGTTGCGCATTGTATCAGAACGTATGTGGTCGTCAAAGGCGATGCGAGATACTTTTGTGTCTCGCTGTATCCTGCAGCCTGTTATGCTGTGCCAGGAAAATGAGGCATACCTTAAAGTACAAGTCATCAAGCAGGGCATGTTCAAGGTTCTGTGTCTAGCTGTGAAGCTACACGGTCAAGCCTTTCATGTACAAACCAGCATATTACAAGCATTGCAGTACTACGAGCACCTTGCTGAACCCATGGCTGAATTGCTCGGCGTAATGCGCACAGACTTCGACATCGAGCGGCTGGGCGAAGATGTACttcgcgacttggccgcTAAATCTTTCACGAGCCTCGACACGAAGAGCCCACGTAGTTTTGGGCGATTCCTGGTACGAATGACTGAACTTAATCCACGCACTGTACTCAAGCAAATGAGCTTGCTGGAACGGCAACAAGAGAGTGAATCCTACCCCATCCGCAATGCTATGATCGAGGTGCATGGTCTTCTGATCAAGTATCTTAGCATGAGTGAAGATGATGTCGACATCGCCCCCAATGAGGATGATGAGGATGATGATCGAAGTGCACCGCAAAAACAAATGGACATGCTGTTCGAGCGCTTGTTCGAGCGCTTCCTTGATCTGACTACGTTTGTGCGGACCAAAGTCATTCAAGTTTGCAGTAAATTATGCGACATTCCAGCCAAGCTTCCAGCCCAGCGCCTCCGCATGACTTCACTTGCGATTCGGTCACTGGAGGACAAAGGTAGCCATGTGCGTCGGAATGCCATCTCCCTCCTGATCAAACTTTTGCTTACTCACCCCTACGGTGTCTTGCATGGTGgcgagctcgatgccaGGGTGTGGACAGAGCGCCGTGATGTGGTGCGGGCGGAGCTTGCCAGGGCCGAAGAACGTCTCGAATTTCCTGTCACGGACGTTGAGCAGGAAGCGCCTCCGGACAAGACCAAGCCGCGTCGATCCGACCTCGACCTCGATGCACTTGCCGCCTCGCAACAATCCATGACACAGGCAGAACAAGACCATCTCGTCAAGCTGCGGCTCACCGTGACGTACTATGACGACGCTCTCCATTTCGTGCACATGGTAGAACAGGGAGTGCCGATTCTCATCCAGCTACTTGCGTCGACCAACAAAGCGGAGGTGTTGGAAAGCATGGAGTTTTTCCGGGTCGCACACGAGTACAAggtgcgtggcgcagccgatggcgtgcgtgcgatggtACATCTGATCTGGGCGAAGGACAATGCTCTCATTATGGAGGACGGCAGCCAAATCAAGGGGGTTCGAAGCCGGCTTATGGAGGTGTATCGATCGCTGTATTTCAGTGCCTACCCCGGCCTTTCTCGCGCTGAGCAGGTCGCTCGCGTTTGCCGCAACAtgatcgagcgcacgtTTGGCGCAACACTCGCAGAGCTCACAAGTCTGGAGCAACTCTTTTGTCTGATGCACGCGGAAGGTCTTGTGGAGCGTGCTGTGGTGGACAAACTGTGGGAAGTCTATGCCAGCACGCGTCCGATTTCacgcgcacagcgccgcggctctATTATGGTTCTGAGTATGCTGGCCAaggccgagcgcgagctggTGGCGGACAAAATGGATGTTCTTTTGCGTATCGGTCTAGGCACCCTAGGCGCGAGAGACTTGGTGCTGTGCAAGCACACTTGCATTGCCCTGCAGCATGTGAGTGGGAGCGCGAAAAAGATCAAAGGTGCTCTTAGCGACGAGAATGTACGCTATCCGATGCACCACACCATGTTCACACGCTTAAGTGCCGTGATTGAAATGACCACCGACGTGATTGGGCGGCATCCGGAATGGTTCAGTGTGGCAGAGGCTGCCATTGACGCCATGTACTTGCTCGGCGAACAGCCCGATGCCATGTGCACAGACAttgtgcggcgcatgtcgtATGCAGCCTTCACACCGACTGGTCGTGCGGCGGATGATGCGTatcgcatggcgcagctcgtATTTGTGGTGGGCCATATGGGCCTCAAACAGATGGTATacctcgagctcgtcgaacGCGAGTTCAAGCGACGCAAGTCTGTGCGAGATGCTTCGAATGACTCTTCGTCTAAGCGCACGTCCGAACTGGATCAAGTGGCTGAGCAGGCCGAAGACGATATTGGTGATACCATGGCGTGGGTCCGCGAACATGAGCTGCTATTTGGACCGCAGAGTTTGCTGGCTTGCTACGGAACGCTCGTACCCTTCATCTGCTCGAATACGAGGCAGTATCCTGACGCATACCTGCAacgcgctgcggcgctgACGCTGTGCAAGTTTATGTGTATCTCGTCCGAGTACTGTGAAGCGAATCTTGGACTGCTGTTGCATATACTTCGTACTTCGAAGGATGCCGTGGTACGTGCTAATGCCGTGATTGGCCTCGGTGATGTCGCTGTGTGCTTCGGTACACTCGTGGACGAGAATAGCGAGCGACTTTTTGCCGGACTGGGCGATGCGGACTTGGGTGTGAAGAAGAACACGCTGATGGTGCTGACGCACTTGATTCTGAACGGTATGATCAAGGTGAAGGGCCAGCTGGGTGAGCTGGCCAAGTGCCTCGAAGATGACGAGATGCGCGTGAGCGACTTGGCGAAGCTCTTCTTCAGTGAGCTAGCCATGAAGGAGAATGCCGTGTACAACCATCTACCGGACATTATTAGTCATTTGTCTACGGGCGAGCATGCCGTCGACGAGACGACGTTTATGAATACGATGCGTTTCATTTTTACCTTTATTGACAAGGAGCGTCAGGCAGAAAATGTGATTGAAAAACTTTGCCAACGCTTCCGCCTGACGACGGAAGAGCGGTCGTGGCGCGACATTGCGTATTGTCTCTCGCTTCTACCATATCGGAGCGAGCGTTCCATCAAAAaactcgtcgacgccctGCCATTTTATCAGGATAAGCTGTATGTGCCTGAGGTGCACCAGCGCTTTACCGAGATCCTGACAAAGATGCACCAGGGTAAAGTGAGTGCGGCTGCCAAGGCCGGCGACACGGATCTGCGAGAATTTGAAGATGCTCTGCATCAGGCGGCAGCGCAGGGCACACAGGACCAAGCCATGGAAGAGGCGACGCATGCCCAAGCTGCCAAGTTGGAAAAGCGGCAGGCGCCTCAGACTAGGCATCGGacacgacgtgcgcggcaaactcggccagcgcatcctTAAACTCGTCGCGCTCAGCCCTCTCAATTTCTGGATTCTGGACGCATGCGTGCCAATCTGCACGCTCCGGCATACCCAGGAACGATGCCAGAGTCTCGCGGGCAAACTGCATGTTGAATCGCTCGCCGTCCAGTAGCAGAAGCAGGCGTATGTCGCCGATAGTCATGTAAAAGTAGTCGGAACGATCTTGTGTACACTCTGATGTCCAAGCAGCTGTCACGTCCTCCGATTCCCAGCGCCAGCCTTCGCGTTCCGCTGCCTCGCGTACGTAGGCTGCATAATCGGCCTGCAGCTCTCGTGCTAGCGGCACAACTTGtacatgcgcatgcgctacacgcgacgcacgacgcacgaTCTCCCAGGTCACAGGCACGGCTTCAAAGGAGGCATAGCATTCGGCCAAGGCACGTTTCCATTGGGCCAGTTCAGCACGCAAAGCGCCACTAGATGCAGCTGCCTCGGACGCGTGCAAGGATGGCGTGTGCGCGATGGGCACAATCAAGACATGTCCCCCGCCCGGCACGAGAGCCGATGCATCAGATGATACAGGTAGTTGACCCTTTGGCAAAGCAAGATAACATTCCGTGCCAATGGTCACAATCAGGTGCTTCTCCACCGCCGGATTACTGAGGCAAAACCAACAGCTCGATGGCTCAATCGGCTCTCGCCCCTTTTGTCGCCGCTTGCGTCGTGGTGCAGGAAAATCTTCTATTGGCGCACGCTTAGGCGGTATGACCTTCGCCGGTCGTTCTTGCCATAGTGGTGCAGGCGTAGTATGAGTCGGTGCATAGTGATGCGTATCCGAGCTGGCTAGCAACTCGTCACTGGGCACGACTTGCAAAGCCAGAAACCATCGTTGCTTGCTGCTATTAGCAGCATGAGCCAGCGATACAAATCGCGTGATGGATGGTatcgtcggcggcggcatctTGACGAAAGGCCAGTTTTCGTACGGCTCACGTTCCCAAAACACGCCGTCCGTCGTGGCGATGGACGGCTGCACATGAGCAATATGGTATCGCGGTCTGCATGCCTCAGCGAGGCGTGCTATCGGAGCGAGTCCGGTGGCTCGTATAGactcgtccagcggcacgcccgACAGCATATCGACCCCCCGCGGCCATGCATTCGTGAGCAAAAAGTCGATGGCTCGACGCTTTCCTAGAGCTTGCACATCTTGCTCCTGCTGGAACTCAAAGGCACCTTGCGCGTATTGCCACGCGCGTACCTGCTGTAGACTCTCTGGATCACGAGGCGGCTCTGGTGCACAAGCCTCGCCCAACGCAAGAAACGGGTGTCGAAGAAGGGACTGTAGAGCAGCTTCAGAAGCTGCGGACGAGTCGAGCGCATCCCATGTAGACCACGTATCAGGCATAGTATCAT
Protein-coding sequences here:
- a CDS encoding cwfJ domain protein — encoded protein: MTARKVLFLGPPQGRVRAMVEKTVAINEKYGPFAAAFIVGDVFSPQKEPGEDERALLDGSLHMPMPTYFFHGTSMPSYLASHIHEKCPDHCGIACMAPNLYYLGSAGVALIQGWRVAFCGGVWAADADPMQWRKPTGTDDTMPDTWSTWDALDSSAASEAALQSLLRHPFLALGEACAPEPPRDPESLQQVRAWQYAQGAFEFQQEQDVQALGKRRAIDFLLTNAWPRGVDMLSGVPLDESIRATGLAPIARLAEACRPRYHIAHVQPSIATTDGVFWEREPYENWPFVKMPPPTIPSITRFVSLAHAANSSKQRWFLALQVVPSDELLASSDTHHYAPTHTTPAPLWQERPAKVIPPKRAPIEDFPAPRRKRRQKGREPIEPSSCWFCLSNPAVEKHLIVTIGTECYLALPKGQLPVSSDASALVPGGGHVLIVPIAHTPSLHASEAAASSGALRAELAQWKRALAECYASFEAVPVTWEIVRRASRVAHAHVQVVPLARELQADYAAYVREAAEREGWRWESEDVTAAWTSECTQDRSDYFYMTIGDIRLLLLLDGERFNMQFARETLASFLGMPERADWHACVQNPEIERAERDEFKDALAEFAAHVVSDA